The Accipiter gentilis chromosome 14, bAccGen1.1, whole genome shotgun sequence genome contains a region encoding:
- the LOC126045623 gene encoding probable G-protein coupled receptor 141, with protein sequence MPNSSVTQQNHSSNETLLDTSERLRTILIALYIIDLAGGTLGVIMMSHQLFQRRPQSVMTVIIISLLVLHTFMLLSIPFRLSYYILQEWKFGMFACKLASAIIYLHMYTTFMFYVAIIIIRLFRLEFRKCYTTTGVAAVWLVGALVVTPIFLSYYGTSRMYLSSECFQFHKEIQEVPMVIINYCLVGILVAVCAVLTVIQLSVMYRLAVKYWPDINSHVEFRAQAKSFFFILVTLVCFMPHHVFRVYYIQNCHLDKDHKLLPYNEIFLALTTMCCLDMLCFIAGIAH encoded by the coding sequence ATGCCTAACAGCAGTGTAACCCAGCAGAACCATTCCTCCAACGAGACGCTGCTGGACACCTCAGAGAGGCTCCGCACCATTCTTATAGCCCTGTACATCATTGACCTGGCTGGTGGCACCCTTGGGGTCATCATGATGTCCCACCAGTTATTTCAAAGGAGACCACAATCTGTGATGACCGTTATCATCATCAGCCTCCTGGTGCTGCACACCTTTATGCTACTCAGCATCCCCTTCCGCCTCAGCTATTACATTTTACAGGAATGGAAATTCGGGATGTTTGCCTGCAAGCTAGCAAGCGCCATCATCTACCTCCACATGTACACCACGTTCATGTTTTACGTGGCTATCATCATAATACGCCTCTTCCGACTCGAGTTTAGGAAGTGCTACACTACAACCGGGGTGGCTGCTGTCTGGCTGGTGGGAGCGTTGGTGGTCACTCCCATTTTTCTCTCCTACTATGGCACCTCTAGGATGTACCTCTCCTCGGAATGCTTTCAGTTCCACAAAGAGATACAAGAGGTGCCCATGGTGATCATAAACTACTGCTTGGTTGGGATTTTGGTGGCAGTTTGTGCTGTGCTTACTGTAATCCAGTTGTCCGTGATGTATAGACTGGCTGTGAAATACTGGCCTGACATCAACTCCCATGTGGAATTCAGGGCTCAGGCAAAGAGTTTCTTCTTCATCTTGGTAACATTAGTGTGCTTTATGCCTCATCATGTATTCAGAGTATATTACATCCAAAACTGCCACTTGGATAAGGACCATAAACTACTCCCATACAATGAAATTTTTTTAGCTTTAACAACAATGTGCTGCTTGGATATGTTGTGTTTCATAGCAGGAATAGCCCACTGA